AGGGAGTGCAGTTCTTGGCGATAAGGTGTCTGCAGTGGAAGCCCCCATCTTTCAGAATAATGATGAAATAGTAATCAGGGTTACTGCAAATGAGCCTTCGTTCATAAACCTTTTCAGTGTAGACCAGTATGGCAGGGTTATGAAACTTTATCCAAACGATTTAATCAAACCAGAGACTATACCCGCCGGAAAAGAGTTCCTCTTTCCTGAAAAGCCCCTTAGGGTCTGTCATAAAATAACCTATACATTTATGCATCTCATCTTCCGGCCATCTTTGTGTGCTCCTCAATCGCAACCCCTCAGCGTAGATTCAACTACGCCTTCGGGTTTGCTCAATCGGTCGCACTCAAACCTGA
The Nitrospirota bacterium DNA segment above includes these coding regions:
- a CDS encoding DUF4384 domain-containing protein, coding for MKRAIVLLFLLLCLSAVPSIAGHYPDIEKKYPADSYLIGIGEVTTIIAEGSAVLGDKVSAVEAPIFQNNDEIVIRVTANEPSFINLFSVDQYGRVMKLYPNDLIKPETIPAGKEFLFPEKPLRVCHKITYTFMHLIFRPSLCAPQSQPLSVDSTTPSGLLNRSHSNL